One genomic segment of Aquipluma nitroreducens includes these proteins:
- a CDS encoding peptide chain release factor 3, translating into MSNQTEIRRRRTFAIVSHPDAGKTTLTEKLLLFGGAIHVAGAVKSNKIKKGATSDFMEIERQRGISVATSVMGFEYDGYKVNILDTPGHQDFQEDTFRTLTAVDSVIIVIDAAKGVEPQTEKLMNVCRMRKTPVIIFINKLDRPTQDTFELLDDIERQLQISLNPLSWPINSGPDFKGVYNIFDKSLDLFKASVQDIEPGISFDDLNSPDLEKHIGNDAKKLREDLELVYGVYPPFDHNEYLAGNLAPVFFGSALYNFGIQELLDAFVKVAPWPRAVQTEEREIDPEDDKFSGFVFKIHANIDPNHRSRIAFVKVCSGKFIRNNVYKLVRSGKTFRVSSPTAFMASQKEIIEEAFPGDIVGFPDNGSFIIGDTITEGEDIHFKGLPSFSPELFRFVENADPMKTKQLNKGVDQLMDEGVAQLFTSQFNGRRIIGTVGQLQFEVIQYRLEHEYNAKCRFEPMQMYKACWIQSDNPKALTEFKNRKHQKMASDKRGRDVFMADSQFILDMAQSEFKDIKFHFTSEF; encoded by the coding sequence ATGAGTAATCAGACAGAAATACGCCGAAGAAGAACCTTTGCCATTGTGAGTCATCCCGATGCGGGAAAAACAACACTGACCGAGAAACTACTTTTATTCGGGGGGGCCATACATGTTGCCGGTGCCGTAAAAAGCAATAAAATAAAGAAAGGAGCGACTTCCGACTTTATGGAAATCGAACGCCAGCGCGGTATTTCGGTGGCCACTTCGGTAATGGGTTTCGAATACGATGGGTATAAAGTGAACATTCTGGATACTCCAGGCCACCAGGACTTTCAGGAAGATACATTCCGCACGCTAACTGCTGTCGACAGCGTTATCATCGTAATTGATGCTGCCAAAGGGGTTGAGCCGCAAACTGAAAAGCTGATGAATGTTTGCCGGATGCGCAAAACTCCGGTGATTATTTTCATTAATAAACTCGACCGCCCAACCCAAGATACCTTTGAATTACTCGACGACATCGAACGCCAGTTACAAATAAGCCTCAACCCGTTGAGCTGGCCAATAAACAGCGGCCCTGATTTTAAAGGAGTTTATAATATTTTCGACAAAAGTCTGGATTTGTTTAAAGCGAGTGTCCAGGACATTGAGCCCGGAATTTCGTTTGATGACCTCAACAGTCCAGATCTGGAGAAACACATTGGAAATGATGCAAAAAAACTTCGCGAAGATTTAGAACTGGTTTACGGTGTTTATCCTCCATTCGATCACAATGAATATTTGGCCGGAAATCTGGCTCCGGTATTCTTCGGAAGTGCCCTTTACAATTTTGGTATTCAGGAATTGTTAGATGCGTTTGTAAAAGTAGCGCCATGGCCGCGCGCCGTTCAAACCGAAGAACGTGAAATTGACCCCGAAGACGATAAATTCAGCGGATTTGTGTTTAAAATTCATGCCAATATCGATCCCAACCACCGCAGTCGCATTGCTTTCGTAAAAGTTTGCTCCGGAAAATTTATCCGGAATAATGTGTACAAATTAGTTCGCTCAGGCAAAACATTCAGGGTCTCGAGTCCAACCGCATTCATGGCATCGCAAAAAGAGATCATTGAAGAAGCATTTCCTGGCGATATTGTTGGCTTCCCCGATAATGGTTCATTTATTATTGGCGACACCATTACCGAAGGCGAAGACATTCATTTCAAAGGATTACCAAGTTTCTCTCCTGAATTATTCCGGTTTGTGGAAAATGCCGACCCAATGAAGACCAAACAGTTAAATAAAGGTGTCGATCAATTAATGGACGAAGGTGTTGCCCAGTTGTTTACCAGTCAGTTTAACGGGCGCCGGATCATCGGAACGGTTGGCCAGCTTCAGTTTGAAGTTATTCAATATCGTTTGGAGCACGAGTATAACGCCAAATGCCGGTTCGAACCCATGCAAATGTACAAAGCCTGCTGGATTCAGAGCGACAACCCGAAAGCCCTTACCGAATTTAAAAACCGCAAGCACCAGAAAATGGCTTCCGACAAACGTGGCCGCGATGTTTTTATGGCCGATTCGCAGTTTATTCTGGATATGGCACAAAGCGAGTTCAAAGATATTAAATTCCATTTCACTTCGGAATTTTAA
- a CDS encoding TonB family protein has translation METFALYLIKSTVWLTGFFLIYIAFLRNERFFVLNRIYLVSGILVSIIFPLFTWHYTVIFPVTPTAEVLEPQVVGVTPVSDSFPIQNLLLYFYLTGALYLIFRLIKQTIAVWKVIRNSETHHFNSIKLIRTDRYPASFSFFSFVFVNPSIDEPETSEIVNHEQEHIRQQHWMDLLLFEILRTMHWFNPVSWLYGHLIRQNHEYLADERALQRSSNPAIYRAALLNQMFGGPVISLANSFNYSLNKKRFNMMKQITYSPFRKLKLLLVLPLIAGVFYAFATPEYKLIEAPQSSTIQENATQSSFKTVKGKVINENGKPLKSTSIVVSGSTFGTMPDENGNFELQMLERSSLVFSFVGFETQVVKPDFTKEMVITMKPAIISIDAVGNAASKSEKAPNPSLVFIDGKKSTMAKMNQIDPAKIENVNVLKDKKAIEKYGKKGKNGVILITLKNDDPTKTIKLQSNSPLNFGDANIFGMQPLIIVDGVVSKTQNANNIPPETIESISVLKDESATKVYGDKGKNGVILITTKKGASASQNTPIDVKVTGYANDQNENTSTNNGVKIRSAGTSGTGNTPIIYKDGLLLENTKLEDIDPKTIESMSVLKDEMAIKKYGEKGKNGVIEITTTEKPLYVVDGTIMKGNNLEDIDPNTIGSIDVLKGETATKLYGDQGKNGVVSIHLKKEKEVFVIVEELPSFPGGIDELKAFVTANLKYPAYALEKGIQGPVTVGFTVAEDGSVTDAKIKSGVDLSLCQEALRIVNSMPKWNPGTQRGMPVSVKYEMPINFTYPADYHPKAGKN, from the coding sequence ATGGAAACATTTGCCCTTTATCTGATCAAATCAACCGTCTGGCTGACGGGCTTCTTCCTGATTTACATTGCTTTTCTTCGGAACGAGCGCTTTTTTGTCCTGAACCGGATTTATCTGGTTTCCGGAATACTCGTCTCCATCATTTTTCCGCTTTTCACCTGGCATTACACGGTCATCTTTCCAGTTACACCAACAGCTGAAGTTCTCGAACCACAAGTCGTTGGAGTAACGCCGGTCAGCGATTCATTTCCGATACAGAACCTGCTGTTGTATTTCTATCTGACAGGCGCTTTATACCTGATCTTCCGGTTGATCAAACAAACCATTGCAGTTTGGAAGGTTATCCGAAATTCAGAAACCCATCATTTCAACTCCATAAAACTCATCCGCACCGACCGATATCCTGCCTCGTTTTCATTTTTCTCGTTCGTATTTGTCAATCCTTCAATCGACGAACCCGAAACCAGCGAGATTGTGAACCACGAACAGGAACACATCCGTCAGCAGCACTGGATGGATTTACTGCTTTTTGAAATCCTTCGTACGATGCACTGGTTTAACCCGGTAAGCTGGCTCTATGGCCACCTGATCAGGCAGAACCACGAATATCTGGCCGATGAGCGGGCGCTGCAGCGCAGCTCAAATCCGGCTATTTACCGTGCGGCATTGCTCAATCAAATGTTTGGCGGGCCAGTAATTTCACTGGCCAATTCGTTCAATTATTCACTCAACAAAAAACGATTTAACATGATGAAACAGATCACATATTCACCTTTCAGAAAACTAAAACTTTTACTGGTTTTGCCTTTAATCGCGGGAGTTTTCTATGCTTTTGCCACTCCTGAATACAAACTTATAGAGGCACCGCAAAGTTCAACAATTCAGGAGAATGCAACACAATCATCCTTTAAAACAGTCAAAGGAAAAGTTATCAACGAGAATGGAAAACCTCTGAAAAGCACATCAATCGTGGTTTCTGGCTCAACTTTTGGTACCATGCCCGACGAAAATGGAAATTTTGAACTTCAAATGCTCGAGCGTTCCTCCTTAGTTTTTTCATTTGTCGGCTTCGAAACACAAGTAGTTAAACCCGATTTTACAAAGGAAATGGTCATTACGATGAAACCTGCTATTATAAGTATTGATGCTGTTGGGAATGCCGCCTCTAAATCAGAAAAAGCGCCAAACCCGTCGTTGGTTTTTATCGATGGAAAGAAATCCACGATGGCAAAAATGAATCAAATCGACCCGGCAAAAATCGAAAATGTTAATGTTCTGAAAGATAAAAAGGCGATTGAGAAATACGGCAAAAAGGGCAAAAACGGAGTCATTTTAATCACCTTGAAAAATGACGACCCAACTAAAACTATAAAACTCCAATCCAATTCGCCTTTGAATTTCGGAGATGCAAATATTTTTGGTATGCAGCCACTAATCATTGTTGATGGAGTTGTTTCTAAAACCCAGAATGCAAACAACATACCTCCTGAAACAATAGAATCTATCAGTGTCTTGAAAGATGAATCTGCCACCAAAGTTTATGGAGACAAAGGTAAAAACGGAGTGATTTTGATTACTACAAAAAAAGGTGCATCCGCATCTCAAAATACACCAATTGATGTTAAGGTGACCGGATATGCCAATGATCAGAATGAAAATACATCCACAAACAATGGAGTCAAAATCAGGAGTGCCGGAACTTCTGGAACTGGAAACACCCCAATAATCTATAAAGATGGCCTCCTTCTGGAAAATACTAAACTGGAAGATATCGATCCAAAGACCATTGAATCAATGAGTGTTTTGAAAGATGAAATGGCAATCAAGAAGTATGGAGAAAAAGGAAAAAACGGCGTGATTGAAATTACAACGACCGAAAAACCACTTTATGTAGTTGATGGCACTATTATGAAGGGTAATAACCTTGAAGATATTGATCCCAATACGATTGGATCGATTGATGTTCTAAAAGGAGAAACTGCAACAAAACTATATGGTGATCAAGGTAAAAATGGAGTTGTTTCAATCCATCTAAAAAAGGAAAAGGAAGTATTTGTTATAGTTGAAGAACTTCCTTCGTTTCCGGGTGGAATTGATGAATTGAAAGCGTTTGTAACTGCAAATTTAAAGTATCCAGCTTACGCACTCGAAAAAGGAATTCAGGGACCGGTTACTGTTGGTTTTACTGTTGCAGAAGATGGCTCGGTTACCGATGCAAAAATCAAGAGTGGTGTCGACCTTTCGCTTTGTCAGGAGGCTTTACGGATAGTTAACAGCATGCCCAAATGGAACCCAGGAACACAAAGAGGTATGCCGGTAAGTGTAAAATACGAAATGCCTATTAATTTTACTTATCCAGCCGATTACCATCCTAAAGCTGGGAAAAACTAA
- a CDS encoding DUF5686 and carboxypeptidase regulatory-like domain-containing protein — MIRNLLPFLISIFFFQQMHAQGILGRVTNLQGEAIPFATIYVPDLSTGTTSNSDGNYELKLPEGKRKVLFQCLGYQTQTVEPIVGKSFQEINIRLEMQEYQIPEIKVMASGEDPAYYIMRRAIAMAPYYQKQVSKYSCKVYLKGSGNFEKIPFLLEKQMKKEGLKENQPFVMETVSQIDFELPDRLNQKVLAMRSSGKENNTSPMGMITNNLYDAEKYGVVSPVGKNALKVYNFILSGVFQDQGRTINKITVIPKTKGNDVFSGFIFIADEFWNIHSADLHLHIPMTDVNVRQFYGEVNKNTWMPVSLDFDMDFSGFGLKMKYKYVASINEYKTTLNPELDHSFLERLKTQQLNEQRSVEAFVAKEQKEQQAIAKSKEQKRIDALMQKEKLSNRETLKLNRMIETEAQRNSPPEPLEIKSSFQVSQKQVNNDSAYWKTLRPIPLTSGEKSSFAAKDSFLQVSAKPEFQDSVRNSKRKFKIKHLLFGKTYDYSIDSIRQYERFTIPNLTAPTSLSFNSVDGLRAQLPFSYVRSDSTGHLLRLEPQFAYAFARKKLDASFSFSRRTNGMTNSWISVSAGTTTVDFNRTSGLNSLTNDFYTLWLEENYKRFYRRDFLQLNASRDLINGLNLNATLDYSDNSALSNHSSYSFIDHKDKVIQPNIPINNTLESWQLENHQTFAYRLVLEYTPQHRYRVQNHTKTYVESKFPTYSLIYKSALSGIFGSDARYDLLKLGLRQKIDFGIDDHFSYSVNRGKFLNRNRVYFDDFQHFNTQSTGFMFSSYENSFRLLPFYQFSTSDQFLEAHANWQTRRLILKQLPVIKNSSISERLFINYLDTPELKRYVETGYGISNLFLLLNVEAVAGFENGKFRSAGVKVSLNLK; from the coding sequence ATGATTAGAAATCTACTTCCCTTTCTTATTTCCATTTTCTTTTTTCAACAGATGCATGCTCAGGGCATTCTTGGCCGCGTCACCAATTTGCAAGGCGAAGCCATTCCGTTTGCAACCATTTATGTTCCCGATTTATCAACCGGAACCACTTCGAACAGCGACGGAAACTACGAATTGAAACTTCCGGAGGGAAAACGAAAAGTGTTGTTTCAGTGTTTGGGCTACCAAACGCAAACTGTTGAGCCGATTGTCGGGAAAAGCTTTCAGGAAATCAATATCCGGCTGGAAATGCAGGAATACCAGATTCCGGAGATCAAAGTGATGGCTTCAGGTGAAGATCCGGCTTATTACATCATGCGAAGGGCGATAGCGATGGCTCCGTATTACCAAAAACAGGTTTCGAAATATTCGTGCAAAGTGTACCTGAAAGGATCGGGCAATTTTGAGAAGATACCCTTCCTGCTCGAGAAGCAGATGAAAAAGGAAGGTTTAAAAGAGAATCAGCCTTTTGTGATGGAAACCGTCAGCCAGATTGATTTTGAATTGCCCGATCGCCTGAACCAAAAGGTTTTGGCAATGCGCTCGTCAGGAAAAGAAAACAATACTTCGCCCATGGGTATGATTACCAATAATTTGTACGATGCCGAAAAATACGGCGTTGTTTCGCCGGTTGGGAAAAATGCGCTGAAGGTGTACAACTTTATTCTGTCCGGTGTCTTTCAGGATCAGGGTCGGACAATAAACAAAATCACTGTGATTCCAAAGACCAAGGGAAATGATGTGTTTTCAGGCTTTATTTTTATTGCCGATGAGTTTTGGAACATCCATTCGGCCGATTTGCATCTGCATATTCCGATGACAGACGTCAATGTGCGCCAGTTCTATGGCGAAGTGAATAAAAACACCTGGATGCCTGTGAGTCTTGATTTCGACATGGATTTTTCGGGGTTTGGCCTGAAAATGAAATACAAATATGTTGCTTCGATTAACGAATACAAAACCACTTTAAATCCGGAGCTCGATCACAGTTTCCTTGAACGCCTGAAGACGCAGCAACTAAATGAACAGCGGTCGGTTGAAGCTTTTGTTGCGAAAGAACAGAAAGAGCAACAGGCCATTGCAAAATCGAAAGAACAAAAGCGGATTGATGCGCTGATGCAGAAAGAAAAACTCAGTAACCGCGAAACATTGAAACTGAACCGGATGATTGAAACGGAAGCGCAGCGTAACAGTCCGCCCGAACCACTCGAAATAAAATCGAGTTTTCAGGTGAGCCAAAAGCAGGTGAATAACGATTCGGCTTATTGGAAAACATTGCGGCCAATTCCACTCACATCGGGCGAAAAGAGCAGTTTTGCAGCCAAAGATTCTTTTTTGCAGGTTTCGGCAAAGCCTGAATTTCAGGACTCGGTACGCAATTCGAAACGAAAATTTAAGATTAAGCATTTGTTGTTTGGGAAAACCTACGATTATTCCATCGATTCGATTCGTCAATATGAGCGGTTTACCATTCCAAACCTGACAGCCCCAACTTCGCTGTCGTTCAATTCGGTCGATGGTTTGCGCGCCCAACTGCCTTTCAGTTATGTGAGATCCGACAGCACAGGGCACTTGTTGCGCCTTGAACCCCAGTTTGCTTATGCTTTTGCACGCAAGAAGCTGGATGCATCGTTTTCGTTCAGTCGCCGAACGAATGGCATGACCAACAGTTGGATTTCTGTTTCGGCCGGTACGACAACGGTTGATTTTAACCGGACTTCAGGATTAAATAGCCTGACAAACGATTTTTATACCCTTTGGCTGGAAGAAAACTACAAACGATTTTATCGGCGCGATTTTTTGCAGTTGAACGCCTCTCGTGACTTGATTAACGGTCTGAACTTGAATGCAACCCTCGATTACAGCGACAACAGTGCGTTGAGCAATCACTCAAGCTACTCGTTTATCGATCACAAAGACAAGGTGATTCAGCCCAATATCCCTATAAATAACACACTTGAGTCGTGGCAACTCGAAAATCATCAGACGTTTGCCTACCGTTTAGTTTTGGAATATACACCACAACACCGGTATCGCGTTCAAAATCACACTAAAACGTATGTTGAAAGCAAATTCCCGACTTATTCGCTGATTTATAAAAGCGCTCTATCCGGTATTTTCGGAAGCGATGCCCGATACGATTTGCTTAAACTGGGTCTCAGGCAAAAGATCGATTTCGGAATCGACGATCATTTTTCGTATTCGGTGAATAGAGGTAAGTTCCTGAATCGTAACCGGGTGTATTTTGACGATTTTCAGCATTTCAATACCCAATCTACCGGATTTATGTTTTCGTCGTATGAAAACAGCTTTAGGCTTTTGCCTTTTTACCAGTTTTCTACCAGCGACCAGTTTCTTGAAGCGCATGCCAACTGGCAAACTCGCCGGTTAATACTGAAACAGTTGCCAGTGATAAAGAATTCATCAATTTCAGAAAGGCTATTTATAAACTATTTGGATACTCCTGAATTGAAGCGCTATGTTGAAACCGGTTACGGAATCAGCAATTTGTTTTTACTCCTGAATGTTGAAGCGGTTGCTGGGTTTGAAAATGGCAAATTTCGTTCAGCAGGCGTAAAAGTGAGTTTGAATTTGAAATAG
- a CDS encoding gamma-glutamyl-gamma-aminobutyrate hydrolase family protein (Members of this family of hydrolases with an active site Cys residue belong to MEROPS family C26.): MKNFSRLLIIFVLTLSLNPVFSQNFLENELSPNKSYVLLAHPTVANIETINFLLTNRILQLPEVEFIGIYSVAENYDYNQSVALLKKPEMSKFHLQKVDGVMSLTQIFEQNEWTTTFKKLFDHSVGVFFFGGPDIQPEIYKQKNLYSVVTDPNRHLFELSFLFHLLGGYQNEQFTPFLNEKPSYFVTGFCLGLQSMNVATGGSLIQDIPAQTYHKMNAEETLKLNKDQLHRNYWQEITKETLLMDNSFHQIVYTANPFFPERVKADKNLKPLVLSAHHQSIDDLGKNLIVTATSMDGQVIEGIRHRLYENVFAVQFHPEVSALYTEDKKLKFAPTDSPRSFFEILSPEDREFHVKYWETISKAIKASIKAQKIK, encoded by the coding sequence ATGAAAAACTTCAGTAGGCTGCTCATTATATTCGTTTTAACACTATCCTTAAATCCGGTATTTAGCCAGAATTTTTTAGAGAACGAACTGTCGCCAAACAAATCCTATGTTTTGCTGGCTCATCCAACAGTTGCGAATATTGAGACCATAAATTTCCTGTTAACGAATCGCATCCTTCAGTTACCTGAAGTTGAGTTTATTGGCATTTATTCAGTGGCTGAAAACTATGATTACAATCAGTCTGTCGCCCTCTTGAAAAAACCTGAAATGAGTAAATTTCACCTTCAGAAAGTGGATGGTGTTATGAGCTTAACACAAATTTTTGAACAAAACGAATGGACTACGACCTTTAAAAAACTGTTCGACCATTCGGTTGGTGTATTTTTCTTCGGAGGTCCTGATATTCAGCCTGAAATATACAAACAAAAAAATCTGTACTCAGTTGTAACCGACCCAAACCGGCATTTATTTGAACTGAGCTTTCTGTTTCACTTGTTGGGCGGTTATCAGAACGAACAATTCACACCTTTTCTAAATGAGAAACCAAGCTATTTTGTTACAGGCTTTTGCCTTGGATTGCAAAGCATGAATGTAGCCACAGGAGGTTCATTAATTCAGGATATTCCGGCACAAACCTACCATAAAATGAATGCTGAAGAGACACTGAAACTAAATAAAGACCAGCTTCACCGAAATTACTGGCAGGAAATAACCAAAGAAACGTTGTTGATGGACAATAGTTTCCATCAAATTGTATATACAGCCAACCCATTTTTCCCTGAACGCGTAAAGGCTGACAAAAACCTGAAGCCTTTGGTATTAAGCGCTCACCACCAGTCGATTGACGATTTAGGTAAAAATCTGATTGTAACAGCAACATCAATGGACGGACAGGTAATTGAAGGCATTCGGCACCGACTTTACGAAAATGTTTTTGCAGTACAGTTTCATCCTGAAGTTTCGGCTCTTTATACTGAAGACAAAAAACTAAAATTTGCCCCTACCGACTCGCCCAGGTCTTTCTTCGAAATACTTTCGCCCGAGGATCGTGAATTTCACGTCAAATATTGGGAAACGATTTCAAAAGCAATTAAAGCTTCCATCAAAGCGCAGAAAATAAAATAG
- a CDS encoding BlaI/MecI/CopY family transcriptional regulator — protein MQLTKAEEQVMQHLWEMGEGLVKDIRDRFDEPKPVRNTVSTVLRILEKKDFVSHKTYGNVHVYYPLVSKDEYSKSQLFGLMKSYFNNSFPAMASFFAREKDLTIQDLEQLMEETKRELSKE, from the coding sequence ATGCAACTGACAAAAGCTGAAGAACAGGTGATGCAACATTTATGGGAAATGGGCGAAGGATTGGTTAAAGACATCCGCGACCGGTTCGACGAACCAAAACCCGTTCGCAACACCGTTTCAACCGTACTTCGGATTCTGGAAAAGAAAGATTTTGTATCGCATAAAACCTACGGAAACGTGCATGTTTATTATCCTTTGGTATCGAAGGACGAATATTCAAAATCACAGCTTTTCGGCTTGATGAAAAGTTACTTTAACAATTCGTTCCCCGCGATGGCATCGTTTTTTGCCCGCGAAAAAGACCTGACCATTCAGGATTTGGAACAATTGATGGAAGAAACCAAACGCGAACTTTCGAAAGAATAA
- a CDS encoding glycoside hydrolase family 16 protein, giving the protein MSFKLFIASTFGLIKSTARLEAAYETLHTDYKIFCEFEKSAELAEYNELDSLIKSSAFQQKKKEIQHLSFKGSQEAAQLAEFKKLGRSSRLQKFYATLKSDDLKRFDRISDSETLKKYKELKTGVEKHSLSALKNMDKQSKEFIFYSEFEKLRDSDDLVFFRNFRKSSAYQNYELMLDSVEHKRYEELKQITESDDFIARVAYLEDKQKWEKTDEHKKEIRFSELKKLPQLATYLKYQSSNAFDFFRKWDLVFEDRFNSGKLDREKWMTQSHWASQTLGRNFSQVGDLHAFSEGRNVSVDFDALKIEVRKEKTHGMQWQVPYGFVEQEFDYSSGIVSTAGVEWWKHGILEAKVKYAPSNHLVDAIYLLGEEASPQINLLEMGVQNRMGMLTKATDGIHAECESISGLKAGEFYIFRLEWNAHSLVWKVNDREILTVSNNVPAFKMHLNMASIVVSEPTDLPHRFEIDWVRFYQHHHKA; this is encoded by the coding sequence ATGTCGTTTAAACTTTTTATTGCCAGTACTTTCGGGTTGATTAAATCGACCGCAAGATTAGAAGCTGCTTATGAAACTCTTCATACAGATTACAAAATATTCTGTGAATTTGAGAAGTCAGCGGAATTAGCAGAATATAATGAACTTGATTCATTGATTAAATCATCAGCTTTTCAGCAGAAAAAAAAGGAAATTCAGCATTTATCTTTTAAAGGTAGTCAGGAAGCTGCTCAGTTGGCCGAATTTAAAAAGTTGGGCAGAAGTAGTCGTTTGCAAAAGTTCTATGCCACGCTAAAATCGGATGACTTGAAGCGTTTTGATCGGATTTCTGATTCAGAAACGCTGAAAAAGTATAAAGAATTAAAAACAGGGGTTGAAAAGCATTCGTTGTCAGCCTTGAAAAATATGGATAAACAGTCGAAAGAGTTTATCTTTTATTCTGAATTTGAGAAGTTAAGAGACTCTGATGATTTGGTCTTTTTTAGAAATTTCAGAAAGTCGTCGGCGTATCAGAACTACGAGCTAATGCTCGATTCCGTGGAGCACAAGCGTTATGAGGAGTTGAAGCAAATTACGGAATCGGATGATTTTATTGCGCGTGTAGCTTATTTGGAAGATAAGCAGAAGTGGGAGAAAACAGACGAACATAAAAAGGAAATCCGCTTTTCTGAATTGAAGAAATTGCCCCAACTGGCTACTTATCTGAAATATCAAAGCTCAAATGCATTTGATTTCTTCAGGAAATGGGACTTGGTTTTTGAAGATCGTTTTAATTCGGGTAAGCTTGATCGTGAAAAATGGATGACACAATCGCATTGGGCAAGTCAAACTTTAGGACGGAATTTCTCGCAGGTTGGCGATTTACATGCATTTTCTGAAGGACGAAATGTGTCGGTTGATTTTGATGCCCTAAAAATTGAGGTTCGGAAAGAAAAGACCCATGGGATGCAGTGGCAAGTTCCATACGGGTTTGTGGAGCAGGAATTCGATTATTCTTCGGGTATCGTTTCAACAGCGGGAGTTGAGTGGTGGAAGCACGGAATCCTGGAAGCCAAAGTTAAATATGCACCATCGAATCATTTGGTCGATGCTATTTATTTATTGGGCGAAGAAGCTTCTCCGCAGATTAATCTGCTCGAAATGGGAGTACAAAACCGAATGGGTATGCTTACCAAAGCTACCGATGGAATTCATGCCGAATGCGAGAGTATTTCGGGACTTAAAGCTGGTGAATTTTATATTTTCAGACTCGAGTGGAATGCCCATTCTCTGGTTTGGAAAGTTAATGACAGAGAAATTCTGACGGTTTCGAACAACGTACCTGCATTTAAAATGCACTTGAATATGGCTTCCATCGTTGTTTCGGAGCCGACCGATTTACCGCATCGATTCGAGATTGACTGGGTTCGATTTTACCAGCACCACCACAAAGCTTAA
- a CDS encoding OmpH family outer membrane protein, whose protein sequence is MKKVFLTIAVLTFTTVAFAQATLKIGHINSQDLIQAMPENDSAQVKIEKVAKDLQDQFQTMQNEYGNKYKDFMSKRDSYSELIRQTKTSELQEIEQRIQQFQQTAEQELQSQRVSLYKPVIDKANKAIAEVAKSNGFTYILDLAQGGVIYYDEASTDISPLVKQKLGLPDRPKSAGTNPSIKK, encoded by the coding sequence ATGAAAAAAGTATTCCTCACAATCGCGGTACTGACTTTTACTACAGTTGCATTTGCTCAAGCAACTCTAAAAATTGGGCATATCAATTCTCAGGATTTAATACAGGCTATGCCTGAAAACGACAGCGCTCAAGTAAAAATAGAGAAAGTTGCCAAAGATTTGCAAGATCAATTTCAGACCATGCAAAATGAATATGGCAATAAGTACAAAGACTTTATGAGTAAGCGTGATTCTTATTCGGAGTTGATCAGACAGACAAAAACTTCCGAATTACAGGAAATTGAGCAGCGAATTCAACAATTTCAACAAACAGCAGAACAAGAGTTGCAATCGCAAAGAGTTAGCCTTTACAAGCCAGTTATCGACAAAGCAAACAAAGCCATTGCCGAAGTCGCCAAATCGAACGGATTTACCTATATTCTTGATCTGGCGCAAGGCGGTGTTATTTATTATGACGAGGCAAGCACTGACATTTCACCATTGGTTAAACAAAAGTTAGGATTGCCGGACCGACCCAAATCGGCAGGAACAAATCCTTCAATCAAAAAGTAA